A window of Aerococcus urinae contains these coding sequences:
- a CDS encoding MarR family winged helix-turn-helix transcriptional regulator yields MTSSESGCENYNHALNIYQSLVRLYRRNLQDTSQALADFSCQINVPQFDLLSYICEHPATNQQEIAIQLCVTKGNVSQLLHKLEENGYIKKEIQGRSHRLFPTSKGEELYGEIAYDLSNFQRSFFNALDNEELATLDQLLAKVCQDHLNK; encoded by the coding sequence ATGACATCAAGTGAATCGGGCTGTGAGAATTACAACCACGCCCTCAATATTTACCAATCCTTAGTACGACTTTACCGTCGGAACCTACAAGATACCAGTCAAGCCCTAGCTGATTTCTCTTGTCAGATTAATGTCCCCCAATTCGACTTGCTTTCTTATATCTGTGAGCACCCGGCAACTAATCAACAAGAAATCGCTATTCAACTCTGCGTAACTAAAGGTAATGTTAGCCAATTACTCCATAAATTAGAGGAAAATGGCTATATCAAAAAAGAAATTCAAGGCAGAAGCCACCGGCTCTTTCCCACCAGTAAGGGCGAAGAGCTATACGGAGAAATTGCTTATGACTTGAGTAACTTCCAGCGAAGCTTTTTTAATGCTCTTGACAATGAGGAATTAGCCACCCTCGACCAACTTTTAGCCAAAGTTTGTCAGGACCACCTGAATAAGTAA
- a CDS encoding LLM class flavin-dependent oxidoreductase, whose protein sequence is MTKANPAQKKPKGLEFGLYSLGDNLPNPHTGKQLAASERIEEIIQLGKLAEDAGFDAFQVGESHQDYFVSQSNLIILSAIARETKTIKLGSAVTTLSVLDPVRVYEDAVTIDLLSQGRMEIVAGRASRLGAFELFGYDYKDYEELFEEKIALLKEINDNETVNWQGQFRPDLNGVKVQPRSERPSGKLPIWRGIGNSNDSARRAGLLGMPIYQAHLSGANQTFAHRIKVFRQAAQEAGYDPSEIPVQTGSFLYVRENTQQAYQEFWPYVEAGFPLVNGQPFPKRAFAQGQNVKSATMVGDPQLIIDKLLMQYDLFGHQRFNGEIDFGGQPFDEIRRTLDLFAEKVIPTVKKYTKN, encoded by the coding sequence ATGACCAAAGCAAATCCAGCACAAAAGAAGCCTAAGGGGCTAGAGTTTGGTTTGTACAGTTTAGGTGATAACCTCCCTAACCCCCATACTGGCAAACAATTAGCCGCTTCAGAGCGGATTGAAGAAATCATCCAACTGGGAAAACTAGCCGAAGATGCCGGCTTTGATGCCTTTCAAGTGGGAGAGTCCCACCAGGACTATTTTGTCTCCCAGTCGAATTTGATCATTCTTTCAGCCATTGCCCGGGAAACCAAGACCATTAAACTCGGTTCAGCGGTCACTACTCTGTCTGTTTTAGATCCTGTCCGGGTTTATGAAGATGCGGTCACCATTGATCTCTTATCCCAAGGGCGGATGGAAATTGTTGCGGGTCGGGCTTCTCGCTTAGGAGCCTTTGAATTATTTGGCTATGACTACAAGGACTATGAAGAACTCTTCGAAGAAAAAATTGCCCTCCTAAAAGAAATCAATGACAATGAAACTGTTAATTGGCAAGGGCAGTTTCGCCCTGACCTAAACGGGGTCAAAGTCCAACCGCGTAGTGAGCGCCCTTCCGGAAAACTCCCTATTTGGCGAGGGATTGGTAATTCTAATGATTCGGCTCGTCGCGCTGGTTTACTGGGCATGCCCATTTATCAAGCTCACCTTTCAGGAGCCAATCAAACCTTTGCCCACCGCATCAAGGTCTTTCGCCAGGCTGCCCAAGAAGCTGGCTATGATCCTAGTGAAATTCCTGTTCAAACCGGGAGTTTCCTCTATGTCCGGGAAAATACCCAGCAGGCCTATCAAGAATTCTGGCCCTATGTGGAAGCCGGTTTCCCCTTAGTCAATGGCCAGCCCTTCCCTAAGCGCGCCTTCGCCCAAGGACAAAATGTTAAATCAGCCACCATGGTCGGTGACCCCCAATTAATCATTGATAAGTTACTGATGCAGTATGACTTATTCGGTCACCAACGTTTCAACGGCGAAATTGATTTCGGTGGTCAACCTTTTGACGAAATCAGACGAACTCTCGACCTCTTCGCAGAAAAGGTCATTCCCACAGTGAAGAAATATACCAAGAATTAA
- the purK gene encoding 5-(carboxyamino)imidazole ribonucleotide synthase, whose translation MTNLDKTILPGATIGIIGGGQLGQMLAQSAKEMGYRVGILDPGPNCSASQVADFHYENAYDDRQALADFASQCDVLTFEFENIDTEALQVLGEGAYLPQGVDLLHTSQDRLYEKQFLEAAGAQVAPYRPVKTMEDLEQAVRELGYPAVLKTRRFGYDGKGQRVLHSQKDLPECVDLLNEQVCVLEQWLPFAKEMSVMAIGEQNGHVVTFPVSENIHVHNILHESIVPARISAEVSQAAQELGHKIAKAGNLVGALGIEMFLMADGRILINELAPRPHNSGHYTIEACDFSQFDLHIRAICGLPLAEPQLLSPSLMVNVLGQHLDKVLEVAPKHSDWHLHIYGKDQAKVNRKMGHITLLPEDMKTSLEKIGDSGIWKRSK comes from the coding sequence GTGACCAACTTGGATAAGACGATTTTACCTGGAGCAACTATCGGCATTATCGGTGGGGGCCAATTAGGACAAATGTTAGCACAATCTGCTAAGGAAATGGGCTATCGGGTAGGTATATTAGACCCGGGTCCTAATTGTTCAGCCTCTCAAGTCGCCGATTTTCATTATGAAAACGCCTATGATGACCGCCAAGCCTTAGCAGACTTTGCTTCTCAATGCGATGTATTAACTTTTGAATTTGAAAATATCGATACTGAAGCCTTACAAGTTCTAGGTGAAGGTGCCTATCTCCCTCAGGGGGTAGACCTCCTTCATACTAGCCAAGACCGCCTCTATGAAAAACAGTTTCTAGAAGCTGCGGGCGCTCAAGTCGCTCCTTATCGACCGGTCAAGACTATGGAAGATTTAGAACAAGCAGTCAGAGAATTAGGCTATCCCGCTGTATTAAAAACGCGGCGGTTTGGTTATGACGGCAAGGGCCAACGTGTCCTCCACAGTCAAAAAGATCTGCCTGAATGTGTTGACTTACTCAATGAACAAGTTTGTGTGCTGGAGCAATGGCTGCCCTTTGCTAAAGAAATGTCAGTCATGGCTATCGGCGAACAAAATGGTCATGTGGTGACTTTCCCTGTATCGGAAAATATCCATGTCCATAACATCCTCCATGAATCCATTGTTCCGGCACGAATTTCCGCTGAGGTCAGTCAAGCTGCCCAAGAATTGGGCCATAAGATCGCTAAAGCCGGTAACTTGGTCGGTGCCCTAGGAATTGAAATGTTCTTAATGGCAGATGGAAGAATATTAATTAATGAACTGGCACCTCGCCCCCATAATAGTGGGCACTACACCATTGAAGCCTGTGACTTCTCACAATTTGACCTGCACATCCGTGCTATCTGTGGCTTGCCCTTGGCTGAACCCCAATTATTAAGTCCATCCCTCATGGTGAACGTCTTAGGACAACATTTAGATAAGGTCTTAGAAGTTGCTCCCAAGCATAGCGACTGGCACTTGCATATTTACGGCAAAGACCAAGCCAAAGTCAACCGTAAAATGGGGCATATTACCTTGTTGCCAGAAGATATGAAAACTAGTCTTGAAAAGATTGGTGATAGTGGAATTTGGAAAAGGAGTAAATAA
- a CDS encoding HdeD family acid-resistance protein — MTENQQGVKWGDLIVGIIFIILAIISFRNPGVSLVSLIYFYAAGAIVSGIMNLYTRHQLRQVSDQNYTVMLIVGILNLIIGVILFFNVEIGFLTIPFLVAIWFISEGIGLLTSSSLVGFVSPVGKGLSIFLGIVGIIVAISIFFNPLSAYFTVVFLIGAYFLFAGIAHIIRAL, encoded by the coding sequence ATGACTGAAAATCAACAAGGCGTAAAATGGGGCGACCTCATTGTTGGGATTATTTTTATTATCTTAGCCATTATTAGTTTTAGAAACCCGGGAGTGAGTTTAGTAAGTTTAATTTACTTTTATGCGGCCGGAGCAATTGTCTCTGGGATCATGAATCTCTACACTCGCCACCAATTACGTCAAGTCAGTGACCAAAATTATACGGTCATGTTAATTGTGGGAATTTTAAATTTAATTATCGGGGTTATTTTATTTTTCAATGTGGAAATCGGTTTCCTAACCATTCCTTTTCTAGTAGCCATTTGGTTTATTTCTGAAGGAATCGGTCTCTTAACTTCCAGTTCCCTGGTTGGTTTTGTAAGTCCTGTGGGGAAAGGATTATCCATTTTCCTCGGTATTGTTGGGATTATCGTTGCTATTTCGATCTTCTTTAATCCTCTATCCGCATACTTTACAGTAGTCTTCTTGATTGGTGCTTACTTCTTATTTGCGGGTATTGCACACATTATCCGTGCCCTATAA
- a CDS encoding TetR/AcrR family transcriptional regulator — translation MVNRKVSSSQEILKVALELVQEEGIQAVNMRRLAKRCQISLGVLYNYFEDKNDLLLQTVAAVWRDILIPDQSEHVNRASQPLSQAFLNLYQLLAAGAKKYPHFFSQHTLVFSQAQKGQANAKMDHYIKHLKNYLLQCLKDDPNIRDQAFAKHSAEQVVDFLFGIFINQIMQGDLDILLLTDFIDRYLYD, via the coding sequence GTGGTTAATCGTAAAGTCAGTTCAAGTCAAGAAATTTTAAAAGTTGCCTTAGAATTGGTCCAAGAAGAGGGAATCCAAGCAGTCAATATGCGCCGTTTAGCCAAGCGTTGTCAGATTTCCTTAGGGGTCTTATATAACTATTTTGAAGATAAGAATGACTTATTGTTGCAAACTGTGGCAGCGGTGTGGCGGGATATTTTAATTCCTGACCAGTCTGAACACGTGAATCGGGCGAGCCAGCCCTTATCCCAAGCCTTTTTAAACCTTTACCAGCTATTGGCTGCTGGTGCCAAGAAGTATCCTCATTTCTTCTCCCAGCATACCCTGGTATTTTCGCAAGCACAAAAAGGCCAAGCTAATGCCAAAATGGACCATTATATTAAACATTTAAAAAATTACCTCCTTCAGTGTTTAAAGGATGACCCTAATATCCGCGATCAAGCTTTTGCTAAGCACTCAGCAGAACAAGTGGTTGACTTCTTGTTTGGCATCTTTATTAATCAAATTATGCAGGGAGATCTTGATATCTTGCTCCTTACTGACTTTATCGATCGTTATCTTTATGATTAA
- a CDS encoding LLM class flavin-dependent oxidoreductase — protein sequence MTIGNPHVIPQIDTSQGIEFGLYSLGDHMPNPHTGEEISAQERIQQFIKMAQLAEQAGVDIFHLGESHQKYFVSQAHMVILSAIAQATSTIGIGSSATIISTSDPVRVYENAATIDLISDGRMEVVAGRASRLGIFELLGYDVKDYEALYEEKFDLLLQINENEVVNWEGEFRAPLHDAEVIPRAKNGLPIWRAVGGPPDSAIKAALKGVPMYITTLGGSAEYFKQSIDIYRSILSEKGYDVESMPVTTSGFLYVNEDRDTAFKEFYPHLDTGMKRVNGTGFNKRLFAQGKDYRDALTVGDPQLIIDKILYQHELYNNQRYTAQIDFGGIPFKDILHMIDILGETIIPAVKKYTKSDQ from the coding sequence ATGACGATAGGAAACCCACATGTTATTCCTCAAATTGATACCAGCCAAGGGATTGAGTTTGGTCTCTATAGTTTAGGGGACCATATGCCTAATCCCCATACCGGTGAAGAAATTTCAGCCCAAGAACGAATCCAACAATTTATAAAGATGGCCCAACTCGCTGAACAAGCTGGCGTGGATATCTTCCATTTGGGTGAATCCCACCAAAAATACTTTGTTTCCCAAGCCCATATGGTGATTCTATCCGCCATTGCCCAAGCCACCTCAACAATTGGAATTGGAAGTTCTGCCACCATTATTTCAACTTCTGACCCGGTCAGAGTCTATGAAAATGCTGCCACTATTGACTTAATTTCTGATGGCCGTATGGAAGTTGTTGCTGGGCGGGCTTCGCGTTTAGGAATTTTTGAACTCTTGGGCTACGATGTTAAGGACTATGAAGCCCTCTATGAAGAAAAATTCGACCTCCTCCTTCAAATCAATGAAAATGAAGTGGTCAATTGGGAAGGAGAATTTCGCGCGCCCCTCCATGATGCTGAAGTGATCCCCCGGGCTAAAAATGGCCTCCCCATTTGGCGTGCAGTCGGTGGACCACCAGACTCCGCCATCAAAGCTGCTCTTAAGGGGGTGCCCATGTATATCACTACCCTAGGCGGTTCGGCAGAATACTTTAAACAATCGATTGACATCTACCGGTCCATCCTCAGTGAAAAGGGCTACGATGTGGAGTCTATGCCAGTCACCACTTCGGGCTTCCTCTATGTCAATGAAGACCGGGATACCGCCTTCAAAGAATTCTATCCCCACCTTGACACTGGGATGAAGCGGGTTAATGGGACTGGCTTTAATAAGCGACTCTTCGCCCAAGGAAAAGACTACCGGGATGCCCTAACGGTTGGCGATCCCCAACTGATCATTGATAAGATCCTATATCAACACGAACTCTACAACAACCAACGTTACACCGCCCAGATTGACTTTGGGGGTATCCCCTTTAAGGATATCCTTCATATGATTGATATCCTTGGCGAAACCATCATTCCTGCAGTCAAGAAATATACCAAGTCCGACCAATAA
- a CDS encoding NAD(P)-dependent oxidoreductase has translation MKIGFIGLGVMGKSMASHLIQAGYDLNVYNRTKKKAQPLIDLGAQWLDSPSQIADQSDLVFTILGYPHDVEEVYLGKTGLFSACQSGQIFVEMTTSSPSLAKKLYQEGQKRQVSVLDAPVTGGDIGAREGRLTTLVGGDKGVLDQLQPVLATFCQRIEYFGSAGKGQDAKMANQIMIAGTMTGMCEALAYAKNNDLNLDQVIETLNSGAAANFSLAQYGPRILKDDYSPGFFVKHFIKDLRIALEVAEKEDLKLPGTQLAYDLYQKLAHEFSGDDGIQALMKLWWGEK, from the coding sequence ATGAAAATTGGTTTTATCGGCTTAGGAGTAATGGGGAAATCCATGGCTAGTCATTTAATCCAAGCAGGGTACGATCTTAATGTTTATAACCGAACCAAGAAAAAGGCCCAGCCTTTAATTGACCTAGGGGCTCAGTGGCTTGATTCTCCAAGTCAGATCGCTGACCAATCTGATTTAGTTTTCACGATTTTAGGCTATCCTCATGATGTCGAGGAGGTTTATTTAGGAAAAACAGGCCTCTTTTCAGCTTGCCAGTCAGGGCAAATCTTTGTTGAAATGACTACTTCTAGTCCGTCTTTAGCTAAAAAACTTTACCAAGAGGGACAAAAACGTCAAGTCAGTGTTCTCGATGCCCCGGTAACGGGAGGGGATATTGGGGCTAGAGAAGGGCGCTTAACAACTTTAGTCGGTGGTGATAAAGGCGTTTTAGATCAGCTACAACCAGTCTTGGCAACTTTTTGCCAACGAATCGAATATTTCGGCTCAGCTGGTAAGGGTCAAGACGCTAAGATGGCCAACCAAATTATGATCGCTGGGACCATGACCGGCATGTGCGAAGCGTTAGCTTATGCCAAAAATAATGACCTGAATTTAGACCAAGTCATTGAAACTTTAAATAGTGGGGCAGCTGCCAATTTTTCTCTGGCTCAATACGGTCCCCGTATTCTCAAAGATGACTATAGTCCTGGCTTCTTTGTTAAACATTTTATCAAGGACTTAAGAATTGCCCTTGAAGTTGCTGAAAAAGAGGATCTTAAGCTTCCCGGAACCCAATTGGCCTATGACCTCTATCAAAAACTAGCCCATGAATTTAGTGGGGATGATGGGATTCAAGCTCTGATGAAGTTATGGTGGGGTGAAAAATAA
- the purE gene encoding 5-(carboxyamino)imidazole ribonucleotide mutase has product MGSQSDWQTMSQACQILDQFEVPYEKRVISAHRMPDDMFAYAKSARERGLAVIIAGAGGAAHLPGMLAAQTTLPVIGVPVQSHALNGLDSLLSIVQMPAGVPVATTAIGQSGAKNAALLAIQILSIQNENLALALSDYRQEMRQAAKESSDQLG; this is encoded by the coding sequence ATGGGATCTCAATCGGATTGGCAAACCATGAGTCAAGCCTGTCAGATATTAGACCAATTTGAAGTGCCATATGAAAAACGTGTGATTTCTGCCCATCGCATGCCAGATGACATGTTTGCTTATGCCAAAAGTGCGCGTGAGCGAGGCCTAGCAGTAATTATTGCAGGAGCAGGAGGAGCAGCCCACTTGCCAGGGATGTTGGCAGCTCAAACGACATTGCCAGTCATTGGAGTTCCGGTTCAATCGCACGCTCTGAATGGATTAGATTCACTCTTATCCATCGTTCAGATGCCAGCCGGTGTTCCCGTCGCCACCACAGCGATCGGACAATCAGGAGCTAAAAATGCTGCCTTACTGGCTATTCAGATTTTAAGTATTCAAAACGAAAACTTAGCTTTAGCTCTGTCTGATTACCGTCAAGAAATGCGTCAAGCAGCCAAAGAAAGTAGTGACCAACTTGGATAA
- the purC gene encoding phosphoribosylaminoimidazolesuccinocarboxamide synthase, protein MTEEKLIYSGKAKDLYRTDDDKYLRVFYKDQATAGNGAKKENLPGKGRINQAITQLIFTYLADHGIATHLVKVLNDREEIVEKAQMFPLEVVYRNYAAGSFVKRLGVERGLAIEGGILEFFYKDDDLNDPLLNDDHVLFLKAANLEEIAKIKALTKEINNLLVKLFDQAGLILVDFKLEFGKNAAGDIILADEFSPDNARLWDKDSGESFDKDIFRNDQGDMIPYYQAVYQRLQEVIKD, encoded by the coding sequence ATGACAGAAGAAAAGTTAATTTATAGCGGTAAGGCTAAAGATTTATACCGAACCGATGATGATAAGTATTTAAGAGTTTTTTATAAGGACCAAGCCACTGCTGGCAATGGGGCTAAAAAGGAAAATTTACCTGGAAAAGGGCGAATTAACCAAGCCATTACCCAGCTAATCTTTACCTATTTGGCTGACCATGGTATCGCTACCCACCTGGTCAAGGTACTAAATGATCGGGAGGAAATTGTTGAAAAGGCGCAAATGTTTCCCTTAGAAGTGGTTTACCGCAATTATGCTGCGGGCTCCTTTGTCAAACGCTTGGGCGTGGAGCGGGGTCTAGCTATAGAAGGCGGTATCTTGGAATTCTTTTATAAGGATGACGACTTGAATGACCCGCTGTTGAATGATGACCACGTCCTCTTTCTAAAGGCGGCTAATCTTGAAGAAATTGCAAAGATTAAAGCACTGACTAAGGAAATTAATAATTTATTAGTGAAGCTGTTTGACCAAGCAGGGCTGATTCTGGTCGATTTCAAATTAGAGTTTGGGAAGAATGCAGCGGGAGACATTATTCTGGCTGACGAATTTTCACCGGATAACGCCAGACTTTGGGATAAGGACAGCGGGGAATCCTTTGATAAGGACATCTTCCGCAATGATCAAGGCGATATGATTCCATACTACCAAGCTGTCTATCAACGTTTACAAGAAGTTATTAAAGATTAA
- a CDS encoding NADPH-dependent FMN reductase yields the protein MKILVLSGSNVGHKTEVAAKAILDILAKDQYSDHDVQFINLLDKEMDFADGRNFLDYKGDTLEVAQAVMEADVLFIGTPIFQASIPASLKNVFDLLPEKALEYKTVGIFASSGSNRHYLIPELQLKPILNYMKANVTPRYVYLSARDFTLNEITSDDVLLRLEQLVDETLTLAKTYQEIQRIEDEKLGF from the coding sequence ATGAAAATACTCGTCTTATCCGGCTCCAATGTGGGCCATAAAACCGAAGTAGCCGCTAAAGCTATCCTGGATATCCTAGCCAAGGACCAGTATAGTGACCATGACGTCCAATTTATTAACCTATTAGATAAGGAAATGGATTTCGCCGATGGAAGAAATTTCCTGGATTATAAGGGAGACACCTTGGAAGTCGCCCAAGCCGTTATGGAAGCTGATGTCCTCTTTATCGGGACTCCCATCTTCCAAGCTTCCATTCCCGCCTCTTTGAAGAATGTCTTTGACCTCTTACCAGAGAAAGCTTTGGAATATAAAACCGTGGGTATCTTTGCCTCATCAGGGTCTAACCGCCACTATTTGATTCCAGAGTTGCAATTGAAACCCATCCTTAACTATATGAAGGCCAATGTCACCCCTCGCTATGTCTACCTTAGCGCCAGAGACTTTACTCTTAACGAAATTACTTCCGATGATGTGCTCTTACGTTTAGAACAATTAGTCGATGAAACCCTCACCCTAGCGAAAACCTATCAAGAAATTCAACGCATTGAAGATGAAAAGTTAGGGTTTTAA